Proteins from a genomic interval of Sulfurimonas sp. HSL3-2:
- a CDS encoding FAD/NAD(P)-binding oxidoreductase encodes MKTEKLLELFKASADKGPISRREAIRLLGISPIAASVIASAGSGSYTEAEAIDVKGKILIVGGGSGAIMTLARLNRKISNPDITVIAPNETHLYQPGQVFVAAGLMKQEDLQKPNSDFIAKNVNWIKDEVKSFDPDNNVVVTRCGQTVGYDYMIVATGVVNRFDKIAGLKEEDIGTNGITSVYLSDLEKGTARGATATWDWYNDLKKAAKTKRPTVLYTQPDTPIKCGGAPQKMLYLSADYLKQDGLSADYYFYTGLKKLFHLPKVDEELTKVQKQYDKIETKFSHFLRAIDVKAKKATFVHAYEKEVIDEDFGEKMMQSFADEVVVKYDFIHVVPPMSPPEALEKSKLVNGEGWLDVDKYTLQHNKYKNIFGIGDVCGIPMGKTGGTARHQSPIVMDNLLAVMQNKELKEKFDGYTVCPLKTQYGKILMAEFNYEGPKPTIPFIEYYKPRWMWWEFDRYMLEPMYWHLMLRGLF; translated from the coding sequence ATGAAGACTGAGAAGCTGCTGGAGTTGTTTAAAGCGAGTGCCGATAAAGGGCCGATTTCAAGACGTGAAGCCATCAGGCTGCTGGGTATCTCTCCCATCGCTGCATCCGTGATCGCTTCGGCGGGAAGTGGAAGCTACACAGAGGCAGAAGCTATCGATGTCAAAGGCAAGATCCTTATAGTCGGAGGGGGCAGCGGTGCTATCATGACCCTGGCCAGACTTAACAGAAAGATATCAAATCCCGATATCACGGTTATTGCTCCAAATGAGACGCATCTTTACCAGCCGGGACAGGTATTTGTCGCTGCGGGACTGATGAAACAAGAGGACCTTCAAAAACCAAACAGCGACTTTATCGCTAAAAATGTTAACTGGATCAAAGATGAGGTCAAGAGCTTTGACCCTGATAACAATGTCGTGGTCACACGCTGTGGTCAGACGGTCGGATATGACTATATGATCGTTGCTACAGGCGTCGTGAACCGTTTTGACAAGATCGCGGGATTAAAAGAGGAAGATATCGGGACCAACGGTATCACCAGTGTTTACTTAAGTGATCTCGAAAAAGGTACGGCTCGCGGAGCGACTGCGACTTGGGACTGGTACAACGATCTTAAAAAAGCGGCAAAGACTAAAAGACCGACAGTGCTCTACACACAACCAGACACTCCTATAAAATGCGGCGGTGCACCGCAAAAGATGCTCTACCTCAGTGCCGATTACCTCAAACAAGACGGGCTTAGTGCAGACTACTACTTTTATACGGGACTTAAAAAACTGTTCCATTTGCCAAAAGTGGATGAGGAGCTTACTAAAGTTCAAAAACAATACGACAAGATCGAGACGAAATTTTCCCACTTCTTACGTGCCATAGATGTAAAAGCGAAAAAGGCTACGTTTGTTCATGCTTATGAAAAAGAGGTGATAGATGAAGATTTCGGCGAAAAAATGATGCAGAGTTTTGCCGATGAGGTCGTCGTGAAGTATGATTTTATCCATGTCGTACCGCCTATGAGCCCACCTGAAGCACTTGAAAAGTCAAAACTCGTCAACGGTGAGGGATGGCTTGATGTAGACAAATACACGCTGCAGCACAACAAATACAAAAACATCTTCGGCATCGGCGACGTCTGCGGCATCCCTATGGGAAAAACCGGAGGAACAGCGCGTCATCAGTCTCCTATAGTGATGGATAACCTTTTAGCGGTAATGCAGAATAAAGAACTGAAAGAGAAGTTTGACGGCTACACGGTATGTCCGCTTAAAACGCAATATGGAAAGATATTGATGGCAGAGTTTAACTACGAAGGGCCAAAACCGACTATTCCGTTCATAGAGTACTACAAACCTCGATGGATGTGGTGGGAGTTTGACCGCTATATGTTAGAGCCTATGTATTGGCATCTAATGCTTAGAGGACTTTTTTAA
- a CDS encoding DUF695 domain-containing protein: MQEYWEAYMKPMEGHPSAVMFNVDVSDGSLNDEYGYVGFVKVFLHAPKDDGLLGEEEQEDISFIEDSIEMESLRYRIGKYVGRIITQGSVNFIYYLKYDFEWDSAVNDAMRKFEDYRYEFGARTDMEWEVYNKLLLPTAKQWQIIQNHRTCNMLQEAGDNLRLGRAIEHKIYFNTPQDREIYKEFIKSDGFTIQKEMEPSDEVSMYGLQFYRIDVPYYYEIDELTMNLIDNAKSYGGEYDGWETSVVKA, from the coding sequence ATGCAGGAGTACTGGGAAGCATATATGAAGCCGATGGAGGGACATCCCTCGGCTGTCATGTTCAATGTCGATGTGTCAGACGGCAGCTTGAATGATGAGTACGGTTATGTCGGTTTTGTGAAGGTGTTTTTGCATGCTCCAAAAGATGACGGTCTCTTAGGCGAAGAGGAGCAGGAAGATATCTCCTTCATAGAGGATTCCATCGAGATGGAGTCTTTGCGCTACCGTATAGGAAAGTATGTCGGACGCATCATCACACAGGGGAGTGTGAACTTCATCTACTACCTCAAGTATGATTTTGAATGGGACAGTGCCGTAAACGATGCTATGAGAAAGTTCGAGGATTACAGGTACGAGTTCGGTGCGCGTACAGACATGGAGTGGGAGGTGTATAACAAACTCCTTCTTCCTACGGCAAAACAGTGGCAGATCATTCAAAACCACCGTACATGTAACATGCTTCAAGAAGCGGGCGATAACCTGAGACTGGGACGTGCCATAGAACATAAGATCTACTTTAACACTCCGCAAGACAGAGAGATATACAAAGAGTTTATAAAAAGTGACGGTTTTACGATCCAAAAAGAGATGGAACCCAGTGATGAGGTCTCTATGTACGGACTTCAGTTTTACCGCATCGACGTACCGTACTACTACGAGATAGACGAGCTTACGATGAACCTGATAGACAATGCCAAGAGCTACGGCGGTGAGTATGACGGATGGGAGACGAGTGTAGTTAAAGCATAA
- the hypA gene encoding hydrogenase maturation nickel metallochaperone HypA translates to MHEYSVVQALLDQCEEYTKANDATQVTKLVVKIGVMSGVEPYLLETAFNTFKEASVCDGAEFVMHIQPLTISCRECGTTSELESRHYCCPKCESVDVSVVDGEDMFLMSLEMK, encoded by the coding sequence ATGCATGAATACAGCGTAGTCCAAGCTCTGCTCGATCAATGTGAAGAGTACACCAAGGCAAACGATGCGACGCAGGTGACAAAGCTTGTGGTCAAGATAGGGGTGATGAGTGGTGTCGAACCTTATCTTTTAGAGACGGCGTTCAACACATTTAAAGAAGCCAGTGTCTGTGACGGCGCAGAGTTTGTGATGCATATACAGCCTCTGACCATAAGTTGCAGGGAGTGCGGTACTACAAGCGAGCTGGAGTCAAGACACTACTGCTGTCCAAAATGTGAGAGTGTAGATGTAAGTGTGGTGGACGGGGAAGACATGTTCCTTATGAGCCTAGAGATGAAGTAA
- the hypE gene encoding hydrogenase expression/formation protein HypE: MTKTITLAQGNGGEENNELISKIFYKAFKNEILERSEDAAVIHGGKLAFSTDSFTVSPLFFAGADIGKLAVCGTCNDLAMMGAKPKYLTCSVIIEEGFEVESLERIVESMKRELEINSAMVVSGDTKVVPRGSVDKIFINTTGIGEITKQGISSNSITTDDVILVNRDIGCHGATIFAAREGIELSSALKSDCNSLYPQVKALLDADVKITAMRDATRGGVGAVLNEWAKQSDICIEVEEDSIPVSDEVKGICEMLGFEATSLANEGTFVLAVKKEDAKRAVEILKGFDVCSKAALIGSVTEKHKKKVILKSGWGTSRFLETPSGELLPRIC; this comes from the coding sequence ATGACGAAGACGATAACACTGGCACAGGGTAACGGCGGAGAAGAGAACAACGAGCTTATCTCGAAGATATTTTACAAAGCATTTAAAAACGAGATATTAGAGCGCAGCGAAGACGCGGCTGTGATCCATGGCGGAAAACTCGCTTTTTCCACCGACAGCTTTACAGTTTCACCTCTGTTCTTTGCGGGAGCGGACATAGGCAAGCTTGCAGTGTGCGGTACATGTAACGACCTTGCCATGATGGGTGCGAAGCCGAAGTATCTTACATGCAGCGTTATCATCGAAGAGGGGTTTGAGGTAGAGAGTTTAGAGCGCATCGTTGAGAGTATGAAGCGTGAGCTTGAAATAAACAGTGCCATGGTGGTGAGCGGAGATACCAAAGTGGTGCCGCGCGGAAGTGTGGATAAGATATTTATCAACACTACGGGTATAGGCGAGATCACAAAGCAGGGCATCAGTTCAAACAGCATTACGACTGATGACGTCATACTTGTAAACCGCGACATCGGTTGTCACGGGGCTACCATCTTTGCAGCGCGTGAGGGGATAGAACTCAGCAGTGCATTAAAAAGCGACTGCAACTCGCTTTATCCTCAGGTCAAGGCACTGCTCGATGCTGATGTGAAGATAACGGCTATGAGAGATGCGACCCGCGGCGGTGTGGGTGCAGTACTGAACGAGTGGGCAAAACAGTCGGATATCTGCATAGAAGTAGAAGAGGATAGTATCCCCGTAAGCGATGAAGTAAAAGGGATATGCGAGATGCTCGGGTTTGAAGCGACCTCTTTGGCAAACGAGGGGACGTTTGTGCTTGCCGTTAAAAAAGAGGATGCGAAAAGAGCCGTAGAGATACTCAAAGGTTTTGATGTTTGTTCAAAAGCTGCGCTTATAGGAAGTGTGACAGAGAAACATAAAAAGAAAGTGATACTAAAAAGCGGATGGGGGACTTCAAGGTTTTTGGAGACTCCAAGCGGCGAACTGCTGCCGAGAATCTGTTAA
- a CDS encoding VF530 family protein, whose protein sequence is MGEEEKEKNKNNPLHGIKLQEILESLVKEYGYKQLSKLIEIRCFFNEPSINSCLKFLRKTPWARTKVEELYIKTMEKKK, encoded by the coding sequence ATGGGTGAAGAAGAAAAAGAGAAGAACAAGAACAATCCGCTGCATGGGATAAAACTGCAGGAGATACTGGAGAGTCTTGTAAAAGAGTATGGATATAAACAGTTAAGCAAACTGATCGAGATACGCTGTTTTTTTAATGAGCCCAGTATAAACTCATGTCTGAAGTTTCTTAGAAAGACGCCTTGGGCTAGAACGAAGGTGGAAGAGTTGTATATAAAGACTATGGAAAAGAAAAAGTAG
- a CDS encoding patatin-like phospholipase family protein: MKKKTVSLVLGSGGARGLAHIGIIKWLEDNGYKIISISGCSIGALIGGFYAAGKLDAYVDWLAEADGIDLLKLLDFKGTGGLVSGDTLMSKMKELLGEHMIEDLPIKFTAVASDIDTEKEIWINEGPLLNAIRASISLPLFFTPYMYKGRALVDGGVLNPVPIAPTFDDATDLTIAVNLGAESSSEVLLEEEIEKEQSLGAQIKEYISSVSIPTSVVSKNSMYSIANRSFETMQGTIARMKLAAYPPDIEIGVPRNLCGTFEFNKSKAIIEYGYHLCEKTLKEKNG; the protein is encoded by the coding sequence ATGAAGAAAAAGACGGTATCTCTTGTTTTGGGAAGTGGCGGGGCTAGAGGGTTGGCTCATATTGGCATCATAAAATGGCTTGAAGACAATGGGTATAAGATAATATCGATTTCAGGGTGTTCTATAGGAGCACTCATAGGCGGTTTTTATGCAGCGGGAAAACTTGATGCGTATGTCGATTGGCTTGCTGAAGCAGATGGGATAGACCTGTTGAAGCTTTTAGATTTTAAGGGTACAGGCGGACTTGTGTCGGGTGATACTCTTATGTCTAAGATGAAAGAGTTGCTAGGTGAGCATATGATCGAAGATCTGCCTATCAAGTTTACGGCTGTCGCTTCTGATATAGACACTGAAAAAGAGATATGGATAAATGAAGGTCCGCTCTTAAATGCCATCCGCGCTTCCATATCTTTACCGCTCTTTTTTACTCCTTACATGTACAAGGGAAGAGCGCTAGTAGATGGAGGCGTGTTAAATCCGGTTCCGATAGCTCCGACTTTTGATGACGCTACAGATCTGACTATTGCCGTGAATCTAGGGGCAGAATCCAGTTCCGAAGTTCTTTTAGAAGAAGAGATAGAAAAAGAGCAGTCTTTGGGTGCGCAGATAAAAGAGTATATCAGTAGCGTGTCTATTCCGACATCAGTCGTTTCAAAAAACAGTATGTATTCAATAGCAAACAGATCATTTGAGACAATGCAGGGTACAATCGCTCGAATGAAACTAGCGGCATATCCGCCGGATATAGAGATAGGAGTCCCAAGAAACTTATGCGGTACTTTTGAGTTTAATAAATCAAAAGCTATTATAGAATACGGATACCATCTCTGTGAGAAAACTTTAAAGGAAAAAAATGGGTGA
- the hypD gene encoding hydrogenase formation protein HypD, which translates to MSLELKNLYDDFRDAETIKAYAKIIQEDAKKLTSSINIMEVCGGHTHTIMKYGILQLLPQNIKFIHGPGCPVCIMPKERIDHAYVLSMQKDVILVTLGDMIKVPGSNGSLQDARSKGADVRFVYSPLDCLKIADENATKKIIFFAIGFETTTPMTAALLDTVIKRGIKNIYFHINHVTVPEAMSALLADDECKIDAFLGPSHVSVISGSKIYEEFPRDWGKPVVVSGFEPVDVMQSISMIVKQFIEGRCELEVEYKRAVNREGNLKAQELIEKYFQKADLFKWRGLGNIPKSGLRLRDEYDSYNVENIYKNVLPTEEINDHKLCICGDILKGKATPPECSIFGTACKPITPIGSCMVSSEGACAAYYKYGNLI; encoded by the coding sequence ATGAGTTTGGAACTCAAAAACCTCTACGACGATTTTCGTGACGCTGAGACCATAAAAGCGTATGCGAAGATCATCCAAGAAGACGCAAAAAAACTCACCTCTTCCATAAACATCATGGAGGTGTGCGGTGGTCATACGCATACCATTATGAAGTATGGAATTCTGCAGCTTTTGCCGCAAAACATCAAGTTCATCCACGGACCTGGATGTCCCGTGTGCATCATGCCAAAAGAGCGCATTGACCATGCGTATGTGTTAAGCATGCAAAAAGATGTCATCTTAGTCACACTGGGCGATATGATAAAAGTACCAGGAAGCAACGGAAGTCTTCAAGATGCGAGAAGCAAGGGTGCGGACGTGCGCTTTGTCTATTCTCCGCTTGACTGTTTGAAGATAGCAGACGAAAACGCTACAAAAAAGATCATCTTCTTTGCCATAGGTTTTGAGACCACTACACCCATGACCGCTGCACTGCTTGACACGGTGATAAAACGCGGCATCAAGAACATCTACTTTCACATAAACCACGTGACCGTTCCCGAGGCCATGAGCGCACTGCTTGCAGACGACGAGTGTAAGATAGACGCGTTTTTAGGACCCTCACATGTAAGTGTCATAAGCGGAAGCAAGATATATGAAGAGTTTCCTCGCGACTGGGGTAAACCAGTTGTCGTAAGCGGTTTTGAACCCGTAGACGTGATGCAGTCCATCAGCATGATAGTAAAGCAATTCATAGAGGGGAGATGCGAACTTGAAGTGGAGTACAAACGTGCGGTAAACCGTGAGGGAAATCTAAAAGCCCAAGAGCTGATAGAGAAGTACTTCCAAAAAGCAGACCTCTTTAAATGGCGCGGACTAGGCAACATACCAAAAAGCGGACTCAGACTAAGAGACGAGTACGACAGCTACAACGTAGAAAACATCTACAAAAACGTGCTCCCCACAGAAGAGATAAACGACCACAAGCTCTGCATCTGCGGAGACATCCTAAAAGGCAAAGCCACACCGCCTGAGTGCTCCATCTTCGGTACGGCATGTAAACCGATAACCCCGATAGGAAGCTGTATGGTAAGCAGCGAAGGCGCTTGCGCGGCTTATTATAAGTATGGGAATTTGATTTGA
- a CDS encoding HypC/HybG/HupF family hydrogenase formation chaperone, translating to MCLSIPSKVVKIDPEKNTAQVDTMGVMREVGLDLMEEGSVKIGDYVLIHIGFVMNKIDEEDALESIKVYQEILSKMDEEDRLAAIQESDECPSGGA from the coding sequence ATGTGTCTGTCGATACCGAGTAAAGTAGTGAAAATTGACCCGGAAAAGAACACCGCTCAGGTAGATACAATGGGTGTTATGCGTGAGGTCGGACTGGATCTGATGGAAGAGGGAAGCGTAAAGATCGGCGATTACGTTCTTATCCATATAGGCTTCGTCATGAACAAGATAGATGAGGAAGATGCCCTAGAATCCATAAAAGTATACCAAGAGATACTAAGCAAAATGGACGAGGAAGATCGGCTAGCCGCCATACAAGAAAGTGACGAGTGCCCAAGCGGCGGAGCGTAA
- the hypB gene encoding hydrogenase nickel incorporation protein HypB encodes MCKDCGCSITEHSHSHDEHGHHHDHHHDHGHHHHDDDSHKHQEAHQHLHDNPQLNDPKTISVITKILDKNDHEAAHNRAHFDEHNVLCINLMSSPGSGKTTLLENMAALSPFKFGVVEGDLETSRDADRLKAKGIQAHQIQTGSACHLDAFMVHKALHHMDLDEMDVCFVENVGNLVCPASYDVGSHLNIVLVSVPEGNDKIEKYPVMFRQADLVLITKTDLLPHFDYDIEHEKAEARKLKPNVDILEVNIKDEASIKRVIEWIEFKRKMRV; translated from the coding sequence ATGTGTAAAGATTGCGGTTGCAGTATAACGGAACATAGTCACTCTCACGATGAACATGGACATCATCATGACCACCATCACGACCATGGACACCATCACCATGATGATGATTCTCACAAACATCAAGAGGCACACCAGCATCTGCACGACAATCCTCAGTTAAACGATCCAAAGACCATCTCGGTCATCACAAAGATACTCGATAAGAACGATCATGAAGCAGCGCATAACAGAGCGCATTTTGACGAGCATAACGTACTGTGCATCAATCTGATGAGCAGTCCCGGCAGCGGAAAAACCACGCTCTTAGAAAACATGGCAGCTCTCTCTCCTTTTAAATTCGGCGTAGTCGAGGGAGACTTGGAGACCAGCCGTGATGCGGACAGACTCAAAGCAAAAGGGATACAGGCCCACCAGATACAAACGGGTTCGGCGTGTCACTTGGATGCGTTCATGGTGCACAAAGCACTGCATCATATGGACTTAGATGAGATGGACGTATGTTTTGTGGAAAATGTCGGAAACCTTGTGTGTCCTGCAAGCTATGACGTGGGAAGCCATCTCAACATCGTACTTGTCTCGGTTCCCGAGGGCAACGACAAGATAGAAAAGTATCCCGTGATGTTCCGTCAGGCCGACTTGGTGCTCATAACAAAGACAGACCTTCTGCCTCACTTTGACTACGACATCGAACATGAAAAAGCGGAAGCGAGAAAACTCAAACCAAATGTGGATATCTTAGAGGTGAACATCAAAGACGAAGCAAGCATAAAACGTGTCATAGAGTGGATAGAATTTAAAAGAAAGATGAGGGTTTAG
- the pyk gene encoding pyruvate kinase yields the protein MKKRTKILATIGPASDKLEKIIELMRAGVNVFRLNFSHGTYEYHEKVLSNIREASKRTGLVVGVLQDISGPKIRIGELEESFDLKKDDIINFHKQDIIGTKVDENRYEVSINYPKILSQLNIGDYIYLYDGIIRTKVLSCSEDVVQVLVENEGVLSSKKGINFPNSRLNVDILTQKDINDIQWGVDNGVDYMAISFVQNAKDMMKAREVLDGFGGKQMLIAKIEKFDAVENIDAILEVSDGIMVARGDLGIEVPYYEVPNIQKMLIQKANAASKPVITATQMLLSMTHSQRATRAEISDIANAVLDGTDAVMLSEESAIGEYPVLAVKTMFDTIVETEKAYPYYKFDLNYSHDDDITNAIDESAVRLCRDIKVSGILSLTNSGSSAKKLAKYRPDRPIYAITHDDAVRQQLTLSWGVIPVFSVKKDSLEHTLRDTIKRGLEDGVLDLKKSYILTAGDPTGVSGSINLIRVLREQEMSFFQNIE from the coding sequence ATGAAAAAAAGAACAAAGATCTTAGCGACGATCGGTCCCGCATCAGATAAGTTAGAGAAAATAATCGAGCTGATGCGTGCAGGAGTAAATGTCTTTAGGCTTAACTTTAGTCACGGTACCTATGAATACCATGAAAAAGTCTTGTCAAATATAAGAGAAGCCTCAAAGCGTACCGGTCTTGTCGTCGGTGTGCTACAAGACATCAGCGGTCCTAAAATCCGTATCGGCGAGCTTGAAGAGAGTTTTGATCTTAAAAAAGACGACATCATCAACTTTCATAAACAAGATATCATCGGTACAAAAGTGGATGAAAACAGGTATGAGGTAAGCATCAACTACCCGAAGATCCTTTCTCAGTTAAATATCGGCGACTATATCTACCTCTATGACGGCATTATCCGCACAAAAGTCCTATCTTGCAGCGAAGATGTAGTACAGGTCCTTGTCGAAAACGAGGGAGTATTGTCATCAAAAAAAGGGATAAACTTTCCAAACAGCCGACTTAATGTAGATATACTAACCCAAAAAGATATCAATGATATCCAGTGGGGTGTCGACAACGGTGTGGACTATATGGCCATCTCTTTTGTCCAAAACGCGAAGGATATGATGAAAGCCAGAGAAGTCTTAGACGGTTTTGGCGGAAAACAGATGCTCATCGCCAAGATAGAGAAGTTTGATGCGGTAGAAAACATCGATGCGATACTCGAGGTCTCAGACGGCATCATGGTGGCTCGCGGTGACCTTGGCATAGAGGTTCCGTACTATGAGGTTCCAAACATCCAAAAGATGCTGATACAAAAAGCAAACGCAGCTTCAAAACCCGTCATCACAGCTACGCAGATGCTTCTTTCTATGACACACTCACAACGTGCAACACGCGCCGAGATCAGCGATATAGCCAATGCCGTGCTTGACGGTACGGATGCAGTCATGCTCTCTGAAGAGAGTGCCATAGGCGAGTACCCTGTTCTTGCAGTGAAAACGATGTTCGATACCATCGTTGAGACAGAAAAAGCCTACCCCTACTACAAGTTTGACCTTAACTACAGTCACGATGACGATATCACGAATGCCATAGACGAATCAGCCGTCAGACTCTGCAGAGATATTAAAGTATCCGGCATACTCTCTTTGACAAACTCCGGAAGTTCGGCTAAAAAGTTGGCAAAGTATCGTCCGGACAGACCCATCTATGCCATAACTCATGATGACGCTGTGAGACAACAGCTTACACTTTCATGGGGTGTTATCCCCGTTTTTTCGGTTAAAAAAGACTCACTTGAACATACACTAAGAGACACGATAAAAAGAGGTCTGGAAGATGGTGTTCTTGATCTTAAAAAAAGCTATATTTTAACCGCAGGCGATCCCACAGGTGTAAGCGGGTCGATAAACTTGATAAGAGTGCTGAGAGAACAGGAGATGAGCTTTTTTCAAAACATAGAGTAA
- a CDS encoding surface lipoprotein assembly modifier, which produces MKIFVFLLSINVLLLASYEKADQFYKAKEYEKAVAEAKASTDEYQTPRLHLLWAKSAEALGSLNEAMSAYERVLILDENNSEAKTALIRLYKQSGKDELAYEMSDSLKPAGQRSSPDPLKAKASAAIGYDSNINVTPGSGVLDNYYGTTNNEGVLSTMFSRFTGDVSYRDNFQENNGAYYKGAARVYYQNNFKESRYNLFSGSLEVGGGYKEDGYDLYIPLVYDDVYYLDKKLFHQYALSPRLTMFLTDELICNLNASYTKRYYSGSSNQKIDIDILGSAVDLYYIFDKNYLFLKTAYETFHTGDTGGTLFINKRIFTASLGVNYKVVPWLIARIDYKFIYASFDDDVATIYTTDNTRRLDNLHQVELKLSHNLKDNLELYLSDRYAKNTSNYVPAEYSKNIIMLGIGLNY; this is translated from the coding sequence ATGAAAATCTTTGTGTTTTTACTCTCTATAAATGTTTTATTACTTGCAAGTTATGAGAAAGCAGATCAGTTTTATAAGGCTAAAGAGTATGAAAAAGCGGTAGCGGAGGCTAAAGCCTCTACTGATGAGTATCAGACTCCAAGACTTCATCTGCTTTGGGCAAAATCTGCCGAGGCACTAGGCAGTTTGAATGAAGCGATGAGCGCTTATGAAAGAGTTCTAATCTTAGATGAGAACAACAGTGAAGCAAAAACTGCTCTTATAAGACTTTATAAACAGAGCGGCAAAGATGAGCTGGCTTATGAGATGAGCGACTCTTTAAAACCTGCCGGACAAAGATCTTCACCCGATCCCCTGAAAGCAAAAGCATCGGCTGCAATAGGATACGACTCAAATATCAATGTCACTCCGGGAAGCGGTGTGTTGGATAACTATTACGGCACCACGAACAATGAAGGTGTACTCTCTACAATGTTTTCCAGATTTACCGGAGACGTCAGCTACAGGGATAACTTTCAAGAGAATAACGGAGCGTATTACAAAGGGGCTGCGAGAGTTTACTATCAAAACAATTTTAAAGAGAGTCGTTACAATCTTTTTTCCGGTTCGCTTGAAGTCGGCGGAGGATATAAAGAAGACGGATATGATCTTTATATTCCCCTTGTCTATGATGACGTCTACTACTTGGACAAAAAACTTTTTCATCAGTATGCGCTGAGTCCAAGACTTACGATGTTCTTGACAGACGAGTTGATCTGTAATCTCAATGCAAGTTACACTAAACGCTACTACTCCGGTTCCTCAAATCAAAAAATAGATATAGATATTTTGGGTTCCGCTGTTGATCTTTACTATATATTTGATAAGAACTATCTCTTTTTGAAAACAGCCTATGAGACTTTTCATACAGGCGATACAGGTGGGACACTTTTTATAAATAAACGTATATTTACAGCCTCATTAGGTGTAAACTACAAAGTAGTGCCATGGCTTATCGCCAGAATCGATTATAAATTCATATATGCCTCTTTTGATGACGACGTAGCTACGATATACACTACTGACAACACCAGGAGATTAGACAACCTCCATCAGGTAGAGCTCAAACTCTCCCACAACCTAAAAGACAATCTGGAGTTGTATCTGTCGGACAGATATGCTAAAAACACCTCAAACTATGTACCTGCGGAGTATAGTAAAAATATTATTATGCTCGGCATCGGTCTAAACTATTAG
- a CDS encoding FecR family protein yields MKLLILLFLALSAWADIGTVMVVKGQAQLNRSDQMLDIKSGMKLLTADEILTKAKSRVQVMLVDNTVITIGANTSFKFNDIKFDGSPDSKADMKASRGFFRCVTGEIGKIAPERFKVKTASATIGIRGTDFSADIMPKRELIRCYSGIISVQYASYLKEIKAGKMIELRENQIEIRDMKAQREKNRDQEVYQVVEKELDAPDMPAKDLSDMTTQQEQSKPSGGNPAVGGPFAAPIN; encoded by the coding sequence ATGAAACTACTTATATTATTATTTTTAGCCTTATCTGCCTGGGCGGATATAGGGACTGTTATGGTCGTAAAAGGTCAGGCTCAACTAAATCGTTCCGATCAGATGCTAGATATCAAAAGCGGTATGAAACTTCTAACAGCTGATGAGATACTCACAAAAGCAAAAAGCAGAGTACAGGTGATGCTCGTGGACAATACCGTTATAACCATCGGTGCAAACACATCTTTTAAATTCAATGATATTAAGTTTGACGGTTCACCGGACTCTAAAGCGGATATGAAAGCAAGCAGAGGTTTTTTTCGCTGTGTGACCGGGGAGATAGGCAAGATCGCTCCTGAAAGGTTTAAAGTAAAAACTGCTTCGGCGACCATCGGTATTAGAGGAACAGATTTCTCTGCCGATATAATGCCAAAAAGAGAGCTGATCCGATGTTACAGCGGGATCATAAGCGTTCAATATGCTTCCTATCTCAAAGAGATAAAAGCCGGCAAGATGATAGAACTTCGTGAAAATCAGATCGAGATCAGAGATATGAAAGCCCAAAGAGAAAAGAACAGAGATCAAGAGGTATACCAAGTAGTAGAAAAAGAACTGGATGCGCCTGATATGCCGGCTAAAGACCTTTCAGATATGACCACACAACAAGAACAATCAAAACCAAGTGGAGGGAATCCTGCTGTAGGGGGACCTTTTGCTGCTCCAATAAACTAA